The Hornefia porci genome contains the following window.
CTCCTGCACCCCGAGAGCCTCCCTGCTCTTGTAATAGATGTAGGAATCGTAGTCAGAGTAATCCAGTCCCATGAACTGCATCAGCGCTCCGGACGTGCCTATGGACCGTCGAATCCGCTCTGCGGAAGGAACCGGCCTCTCCTCCATGCAGAAATGCAGCAACCGTCAGCTGATGCAGTTCATGGGACTGGATTACTCTGACTACGATTCCTACATCTATTACAAGAGCAGGGAGGCTCTCGGTGCAGGAGGTTCTGGTTGTCCGCGTTACCGGCGAGACGACCTGACCGCGGTGGAGGACGCCATCGACAGGCGCGTCGCAGATCAGACAAGGACCTTTGAAGGCTACGGGCCGTCTCAGGTCGCCATGCTGAAAAACGCCATCATATACAAACGCGGAAACTATATTTTCTATTGCGTGGACAAAATCCTGACCGGTATGAGGAGGTGTTCCGTCATGCTCTTTAGCAGTATCGTATTCATCTTCTGCTTCCTGCCGATCCTTCTGGCCGTGTATTTCCTCGTGCCGAAAAAATATCTGTTCGCCCGGAACATCGTTCTGCTGCTTTTCAGTCTCGTCTTTTACAGCTGGGGAGAGCCGGTCTATGTGTTCCTGATGATTTACAG
Protein-coding sequences here:
- a CDS encoding DUF4358 domain-containing protein: MNCISAPDVPMDRRIRSAEGTGLSSMQKCSNRQLMQFMGLDYSDYDSYIYYKSREALGAGGSGCPRYRRDDLTAVEDAIDRRVADQTRTFEGYGPSQVAMLKNAIIYKRGNYIFYCVDKILTGMRRCSVMLFSSIVFIFCFLPILLAVYFLVPKKYLFARNIVLLLFSLVFYSWGEPVYVFLMIYSAFFIISWRI